A region of the Scatophagus argus isolate fScaArg1 chromosome 6, fScaArg1.pri, whole genome shotgun sequence genome:
CAGACCTTAGTAgtgatctgtttttctgttaatttcTTACAGGAAAGAAACTTGCCCAAGTAAGGTCAGTGTTGAAATACTTGTCCAAAGCACCTCCACCCATTTGTGcacatttaatatttgaaatgttAATTTACTAAAATGTTACAGTCTATTGCTGTTGAAAGTATTCTGCTTCTAAAATGCTACAACTTCTTACTGCAACTGTGATTCACTTTAGTAAATTATTCAGTTAATGTTCCTTTaatgtcagtctgtttgtcCTTCATAGGCAGTCTGAAGAAGCCACAAGCCCACCCAGTGAGGCATAAAGATGAAGGATGACTGGAACTTCCTCTATGTAGACCTATAATGACCCGAGTGCAGttgcttgttttaattttagtgTGTTGTtataaataaatccaaatagTCACAAACTGTAGGTTGTATCAGTTATAGCTCGACATTTTGTCTGCATGTTAAAGCTTAACTTAGGTAAACTGCATGGatataaactgtgtgtgtgtgtgcatgtgatggTTTAATATCAGGTCAAGCATGAAGTATGTAAACTCAGAACATTCATTTGATAACATTAGAGGTGCATTTTTTGTGATATCTTTGTGAAagataaatttaattaaataaaacacattttaatgagtAATGAGTTTTTATGAGTACTAGtgagtgtttttgcatgtgtgtgtgtgtgtgtgtgtgtgtgtgtgtttccagactGTTATGGGTGGTAAAGTCGTGCCCTTCCTGAAAGGAAGTTACAGCAAAAGTGATATTACAAAACTGGTCATTGAATCATCCCCTGAGGGACATTTAATACTGTTTTACCATCGATTATACAGCAAGAAGGAGTGAATACAACAGTTAGAATTAGTGACCGAGGACAGATGAAATGGTAAGACCTGTGAAATATCAACATAACTCACGTGCAATGGTGCTATAATGACAAGAAAAATTCTGTTTATATTCCAGATGTTTGAAGAATCACTTGATAGAAGACAAAACATGCATCACAGGATACTGATAGCTGCACTGATTGTATTTGCCCAAGGTAGGTCTGCATAGTCTATCAAACTCTTCTTTTCTTGCTTCACCAGTTCAATTTGGTCTCATTGCCCATATACCTGATCTCAGacctgagcagcagaggaagagcaCAGGCATGGACCTACAACTACAGCACCACTCCAAACCGTAGATGGTTAGCAGCCAGCCAGTGGTGCCAGCAGAACTTCATGGAAATGGTGACCATCCAGAGTCAGGAGGAGACTGACTTCCTCAACAATCTACTGCCGTTTAACCAAAATTATTACTGGATAGGCATTCACAAAGCGGGTGAAGGATGGATCTGGAATCAAACCCATAAGGAAGTGCCCAGAGAGGCTCAGAACTGGGCACCAGATGAGCCAGATAACTTAACAGGTCAGGACTGTGTAGAGATCTACATTAAGAGGGACAAAGACACAGCCAAGTGGAACAATGAGAACTGTCGCAAGAAGAAGGGAACAGTCTGCTACACTGGTAACgtgtactttattttgtttgacacTGGCTGGCTCCTGTAGACTTATTACAGCATGTGagatttctctctgtccttATGCAGCCTCTTGCAGACAGGATTCCTGCAGTGCCCATGCAGACTGTGTGGAGACCGTGGGGAACTATACCTGCCAGTGCCATTCTGGTTTCCTGGGGCCACGCTGTGAAGAGGGTGAGCAAACATtgtcataatttatttaaaggAGACATGACCTCTTCCTGTGAGGGATGAAATAATatctttttgttctgcttttccTTCAGCAATAGCATGCAAACCCTTGCTGGATCCAGAACACGGTTCTCACTACTGTTTCCATCCCTATGGGTCCAATAGTTTCAACTCTTCCTGCCTTTTCCACTGTGAACCTGGCTTTCATTTGATAGGCATGCCCCAGCTGCTATGCCAAGATAGTGGGCACTGGGACCGCCCTGTTCCACTGTGTCAAGGTTTGGCAACTAGATATCAACAGTGTCCAAACAATTGTTATTTCAGATGTCAAAGTTACAAGGAAAatatttctgcctttttttcagTTGAACAGTGTCCAGTTCTGAACCACACCAACATTGAAGCGGGTAGCATGAACTGCAGCCACCCCATCGCACCTTACAGTTACAACTCCACCTGTGAGGTCAGATGTGATGAAGGCTATGAGCCCAGTGGACAAGATAAGATCCGTTGTGACCACACCGGCAATTGGACAGCCAGTGTCCCAGAATGCACaagtaaagtttatttatttatttattttgctttgaatgtaaaaattaaagagaattgtgtaaaaatgtaataaataaatgtagtaaataaatgttaaataatttTCTATGAATcacactttcattcatttcctttttgtaaTACTTGCCCCCTGTTAATAGATTGACAGCCACTTTTTGCTAGTACTTAGCTGGCCTCAGTGTGTAGTCACATCCTGTCCAGACAGTACAGCAGATCGTATTCAGGTCACAGCTGTTATCACTTTACTTCACACTCATTTTTGTCCTTGCATttggaaaaacaacatattttaacGTGTGTACGCAATTGTTGTTTCCCTTGACTGTAAATTATGCCACAATGCTTATTCATACCTCCACCTCATGCTTGCACTATGTTGATCAGTTGATCAAACTGATGTATTACCTAagaacactgactgactggacTATGTGTGATTGATATCTGTGTCCCACCACAGTAAAAAAGTGCTCCcccattttgtttcctgttatgGGCAACATGACGTGTGTGCACACTCTGGAGCCTTTCTCCTTTGGAACATGGTGTGACTTCACCTGCCAGGAAGGCTACTACCTGACCGGGGACAACAGACTCACATGCCTGGCCTCTGGACAGTGGAGTCAACCTACACCTAAATGCACAGGTGGCTCACAGAAAGGATGTCACGTCACAAGTTTCctggaaataaacaaaatggtACAGTGTTCTGATGAgtaatttatttcttcttctccagtGGTACAGTGCAGCAGCCTAAAGGCTCCCTCCCATGCTTCCATGCAATGCCAGGACCCTGTAAGTGCGTACAGCTATGGCTCAACATGCACCGTGCAATGTGAAGAAGGTTTTGATCTGATTgggacaaacatgacacaatgTTCTTCACGGGGCAACTGGAGTCATGCGCTTCCTGTTTGTCAAGGTATGATCATAGATGGCTAAGTGCTGAAGTGTAAATGAGCATGAATATACAATCAGAATACAAATGGTAACTTATTTtaccattttgtttgtgtgatgtggATGTAATTGTGCTCTCCCTTACCTCTCTATATTTTCAAGTGAAGAGGTGTATTCCCATAAATCCTCCTCATGGCTCCCTGTCCTGTTCTGACCCAAATGGTTCCTTCAGTTTTGGTTCTCGGTGCACAGTAACCTGTGACGAGGGCTTTCTACTAAATGGAACCGCCAGCACTGAGTGTAACTCCCTTGGCATATGGAATACAGATGTGCCACATTGTCTGGGTAAAAAAAGAATCTGACATAATCAGTTAATATAATTTCTTTCTGGTATCACTTTACCACATTAAGTTCTAAAATTCTTGTTTGTCTGgctttctctgtcttcccttTCCAGCTAAGAGATGTCCCACTCTGAACTCTCCCATTCATGGCTCTTTAGTCTGTTCTGATCCTCATGAACAGTTCAGTTTTGGTTCTCGGTGCAACACAACCTGTGAGGAGGGTTTTGTCCTGAATGGGACAGCTGACACAGAGTGTACCTCTCTGGGAAAGTGGAGAGCAGATATCCCACATTGCTTGGGTAAAGCAATCTTTTTGATTATAATCTGTGGATCATCATCTACAGACGAGCTCTTATTTTCAGGTTTTagatgtctctctctgtctctgtttttcctccagcAAAGAGATGTCCCCCTCTGAACTCTCCCTCTCATGGCTCTTCAGTCTGCTCTGCTCCTCATGGAGAGTTCAGCTTTGGCTCTCGGTGCACATCTACCTGTGAAGAAGGGTTTTTCTTGAACGGAACAGCTGACACAGACTGCACCTCTCAGGGCGCATGGAGCACAGAAATACCCCGCTGTCTGGGTAATAAATCATAATTTGACAGAGCTGCACCCAGTTTATATTCATCCTTTATTTCATGAACAGCACAGCAACTTCCATGTCATGTCTTTAATCATAATATGTTAATGTTGGCAGGGCTAATTTTTAGATCCTGATGGAAATTTCTGTTTTGCCACTTTGTTTCAAATGGTTGTTTTCCCTGAAGCTAATGGTCATACTTTTGGTCAACGTTATCTTTAGCACACCGCTGCCCCCTACTGGCCAAGGCTCCCCAACATGGGAGGATGAACTGTAGCCATCCGCACTCACCTTACAGCTATGACTCACACTGTGAATTTGAATGTACTGAGGGTTTCTGGCTGAAAGGAACATCATCTATGACGTGCAACAAATCAGGCCACTGGAGCCAGTATCTTCCCACCTGCCAGCGTGAGTATCCAGCTTTGCCTTAAACTTACTACATTTGTCTTGCTGTTCTGGCATTCAAACAGCTGATCCCATGtccttttccacatttcagcGGTACAGTGTGGTGCCATTCCAGCCTTGTCGTTACGCCTGTCTATGAACTGTTCCCACCCTCTTGGAAACTTCAGCTTTGGCTCCTTGTGTCTTTTCAATTGTAAAGAAGGATTTTCCCTGAATGGCACAGAGATGCTCTTTTGTCTCTCCACAGGGTTTTGGAGTGACAGTGTCCCCACCTGCACAGGTAAACTGATTTTagtcagcatgctgacatgctcaTATAGAATGCAACAAGCTGATATTAAGCAGGTATCATGTTTACCACGTTCACTATTTCACTAACTAAGGATCTTATTCCAGTGAATGGTATGCCAGTGGGGACTGCCATGTTGATGTATACGGGTGTAGGAGCAGCCTCTGTTGTTGTGCCACTTGCCCTGGTAGGACTGTTTCTGTTAGTTATGAGGCGATTTAAGAAAAAAGGTGAGACCTACTGTGATGATGCTCATATACATGCAGTATAATTTACAACTCACAGTGTATCCCTGATCCTTATTTCTGATCTTTGCAGGAAATTCCATCATGGCTGATGCGCCAGGTtgggaagacagagagaatccagcatttgaattttgattctctctctctctctctctctctctctctctctctctctctctctctgttgagTTATTTTTGCAGGAAATCATTTGAAACACTGCAACCTAATGCTTGCTATTATTATATGAAGCTTGATGGTTATTATATTCAGAAGATTACAGTAGGATCAGAACTTTACATTTAACTTTGATTTGTCCTCTCACAGATTCCTTAAAAAGATAATTATGCCCTGCTTGTAAGAAAACCTTTTGTTATCAATGAGCCCAAAATCATGATACACAGTTCACACATGATTCGCACAGAGCAAAGCTTGTGTGCAgcattttctttgtgtcttgCTGGTATATTGCttatttttcaataaaatatcaaCAGTTCCTGGCTTATCcccttttaatttattttattttatttttagttgacTCTACCAATACTGCACATTACTATACATGATCAGTATTGGCTTTCTTCCAACAATGTTCAGTGTCGTTTGGTACAGTATGGGATGTCGTGCTGGTGCCCTCCCTATAGCACTTCAGCTCACCCACATTTGACCTCCCACATGGGAACTAATGCTGTGGAGGCAGTTGGGGGTGTGGTAGAAAACATCTGAGACTGCCAAATGGCCAAAAAGTGTCTATTTAGCACATTTAGAGGCTAGAAAGCTCCTGTCACCAAGTGGCACGGAGGTGATCTATTACCAGTCTCGGCTCAATGTGTCACACTGGGCAGTGATCCCACATTGAAGGGCAATTCACCACCCTCACACAAACtacattttattgaatttaatgGCCTGAACTTAAACTCATGTGGTGTTGAAAAGATGTTTCATATTAGACATGACATTTACAGTTTGTACCATCTCAGATATAAATCCATTGTTTGAATTAAAACTTCTCCATTGTATGGGTTTATCTATTGTATAGAACCTCACCTGTGTATCTGTGCCAATACTATACTCCCAGAATTTAAACATGTTCTGCAATTGGCCAGTGGAGTATCTTCAGCAAAGCGTGTGCATCTGTCTTGGCGCTACAACAGCATGAAGCCAATTATAGCAGTTAAAAGACAGAGGGTTTGTGGCCCGTGGTTGGCATGAGGAGTGCAATAAATAACGGAACTGTTGACAGGAAACTGTTTGGCTACCGTCAGAATAATAATGAGGTTATTGCTACCTGCTGTGACCGTATGATcgcattttgattatttttctcatccccctccccacctccctcccactGCTGCTGGCAACCATGCATGCGTGCCAACTGCACACAGACTCGCGCACAAGAAGGGAAAAGGCCCTGCATGTGACCACCTTGGCTTCCTTCCCTGATATTTAAGTCTGGGTTTTCTCCCTTCATCTGCCTCTAAAGATACAAGGCCATGTATTATGATACATTGGTCTCCTACAGCAAGGAGTGTTGTTCCTCCTAACAAATGAGCATGAGCACATGCACATGCCAGCAGACACTTAgaacagatacagacacagatacaaAGGCAGActcaaagaaacacacactcagtacacACTTCTTTAGCTCTGGTTGGCAGTAGCATACCACGGTGACAGACAGTTAGATTGTTCCTGACCATTGACTTGCGCTCTGTGCTCTGCAAGGTCTGATTTCATAGTGGGAAATATGAGATGGGTCCAAGAGAGGGTTCACGGCTGGGGCAAGGAGGCACTCCATACAGTGGGGCTTCATATCTCTGTGTCACCCTGGGCATTCTCCCCTGACACAGCTTTCAGCCCTGCCGTTGTCTGGAGCCCCCTCCTTGGGGTTTCTCAACCTGCCTCCACAGGATTGGTGCATTCCAGCTGGGCACAGTGCCTGGGTGGTCGCCCCCTCTCCTCCCATCCCTTGCGACTGGAGGaaggaaaaggcagaaaaatgcAGCAAGGGCCTTTGACCGTGAGGAGCACAATGTGATCGTTGATGATGGCGGCGTGGATGTGATGCTTACCTGCCACTGACCCATACAGCTGTCATGGCCCGGCACTGTACAATCTGATGATCCACCCAACAGCCAGGGGAAGATGTCTTgctgacctgtcacctagatGGGACTGATAAGCACCGAGGATGGACTGACCCGGCTCTAACCCTCAGCATGAATACCCCATCTTCATAATAAATCAACCTGCGCTTCATACTCACTGCGGCACAAACATCATACTGTATCGTAACCATTATTTATTGATCGTTGTTGATGCATTCAAGATGAACAGCATACACACATTGTgagaataaatacaaatacacacgcAAACAGTCATTTACATTTGTAGATGCAGAAATAACCTCATAATCTAACATTCAAACATAGAGGTCCCACACTATCGTGCATACACTGGAGCCTAGATGGGATTGTAAAGCATAAGAGGCAGTGTAGTGTAATTGTGTTTGTACAGAGGTGCACATGGTATATTGCATGGTATCACAGTGTACCTGTGTCACACTGGTGGTGATTTTACAACCACTTCTTCGACCACCTTGTGCACAGTACAGTGAGATAAATGATGAGAGCGATGCAGAGTGAGGGAGATGCACAGCTTCTCAGTGAGTCCAACCTCCAGCTTCAGGAGGTGAAGTAAGAGTCCTGCATTGAGTAGAGTCGGTCAATAGGGGTGAGCAGGGAGGAGTCACCCAGGGAGAGGCAGTCGCCATCAACCACATGACAGAGAGGGTCTCTGTCCATGTCTCCGTACAGAGCCTTGAAACCTAAAGACACAACATCATTGATTAGTGGACAAATGGGCCATAATCTGATCATTGATCAGTTTAAAGTTGAACTTCACTATAAATAaacttgaatttatttattatccaGTCAGTGAAAACAGGTGCATAATTGCATCTGTGGATTTGGAAGGAGCTTTCTGAAGTTTGAATTAAATCATTATCAGGGTTATTTTGGGATTGGGCTCAAAACGTAAAAATTTTAACTGAAACTGATGAAAGACTACCAAGTTACATGATTATGTGCTATTATGTGATCATGTTACATTCAGGGTTCTTAGGATCTTGATTTACAAAAGAGCAAATTTAAATCACTGTAGTGCCCCTTCAAGTAAAAACTCATTTGGTGAGTTGGAAAGGatgtttaaattaatttgtacTGGATGGGCAAACTTGTGTCTTATGTCTGAAATCCAAAAGAAAAGTGCTGCAACAAAGTCTTATTGTCCACCTACCATAAAGCATACTCAATATTGCAACATAGAGCTTATCCACAAACTGAGCGGTGTGTAAACAGTCACAAAGTGACTGCAAGTGCATTAAAAGGAAGTTTGTTGACCTCGGTTTGATCAGTAGTagttaaatttaaacaaaattgtAAATATCCAGTAATTTTTTGCcataaaaatcaacaatgttTTCAATTAGGCCATTGGTTGGTactaaaaagtgaaaaatgcaaGGAATTCTACAACACAAGGACATAAAGCAGTACCCCACAAAACACTGATACAATACTGAAGCTGATCTGGgaaccaaatttaaaaaaataaatacagaaactaCTATTGTGCATTTTAGAATAATTCTGAACTATCACTAAAAGCAATAAATGATACTGTAtgtcatttcaaaatcaaatcatcaatCATTAACAACAGAAGCTCTGTACAGCTTTACTTTGTGATTCTCCATCACAGCTTGACAGCACTGAGGTCTTTACCATAGGGGTGCATGTGATCCCCTGGCATCTGAGGTGGGGTCAGGCCCTGTCTGAAGGGGTCCATGTCATAGTCCTGCTGCTCCAGCGTGGTGAGTcccatctgctgctgctgcgtgcGGGTGTAGGAGGACCCCAGGCGCTCTATCTCAGAGGTCAAACTGCCACAGGAGGGCGCTGTGGGGCACAGAAAACGCACAGGAGGTGGTGCTCACTGCTGACTGTTACAGAATGTCTTTCAGCGCGCTCTTGCACTATGCACTGCCTTTGTGGTGCTTTAACTATTTAGCTTCTTTAGAGTTCTTTAGAATTGACTTTTGTGGCTTTCAGAACTTGTATATGTGTCAAGATTTCTATCAGAAATCTTTTAAAGTGAGGCATGGTTCTGACTGGCATTCAGCCTAATCTATCTCCCTTTGCTTTGCAATGCTGATCTCTTAATTCTGTgtgctaaaaatatttttaaaatgctgtaatGTCTTTGATCATATGgaaatttctttctttgaaaGTTGGTTTCATTGCCATGGAAGAAGGAGCACATCTAACTTTATCTGAAGGACATACATTATATGGGAATACCAAAGCAGTTACAGAAGCATTTTCCAGCAGTGTAGTACCTGTGTGATGTGATGGGTGCTCAGTCTGTTCCTgagtctgctgctgttgctcctgctgctgctgatgtctcCTGGCCAGTTTCTTCATCTAAAAACATGCACCAGTATGCATTCATCTCACATACAGAGCTattgcaaaacatttttctcactcCACAGTCCCTCTGCCACCCAGGCATGCGAGTGTGTTCACTCAATTGCAAAGTATTAACAGGGAGGTAAAGGACATCTTTCATTGGAGGAGGCAAGACACACATGAGCCCACTTTGTGAGGAAATATTGGGTTTAATCTACAGTGATCTCACTGTGAGATGTCATCAGTTTCCTGTATGAAGAGATAACGAGGCTGATTTCCACTCTGGCATATAAACACAGTGCAGAAAGAGTCCTTTTATTAGTACTGCATATgactctatgtgtgtgtgtgtgtgtgtgtgtactttgtaTTACTTTGGCTCTTTGGTTCTGGAACCAGACCTGGACAACCCGGAC
Encoded here:
- the LOC124060780 gene encoding P-selectin isoform X1, giving the protein MMFEESLDRRQNMHHRILIAALIVFAQDLSSRGRAQAWTYNYSTTPNRRWLAASQWCQQNFMEMVTIQSQEETDFLNNLLPFNQNYYWIGIHKAGEGWIWNQTHKEVPREAQNWAPDEPDNLTGQDCVEIYIKRDKDTAKWNNENCRKKKGTVCYTASCRQDSCSAHADCVETVGNYTCQCHSGFLGPRCEEAIACKPLLDPEHGSHYCFHPYGSNSFNSSCLFHCEPGFHLIGMPQLLCQDSGHWDRPVPLCQVEQCPVLNHTNIEAGSMNCSHPIAPYSYNSTCEVRCDEGYEPSGQDKIRCDHTGNWTASVPECTIKKCSPILFPVMGNMTCVHTLEPFSFGTWCDFTCQEGYYLTGDNRLTCLASGQWSQPTPKCTVVQCSSLKAPSHASMQCQDPVSAYSYGSTCTVQCEEGFDLIGTNMTQCSSRGNWSHALPVCQVKRCIPINPPHGSLSCSDPNGSFSFGSRCTVTCDEGFLLNGTASTECNSLGIWNTDVPHCLAKRCPTLNSPIHGSLVCSDPHEQFSFGSRCNTTCEEGFVLNGTADTECTSLGKWRADIPHCLAKRCPPLNSPSHGSSVCSAPHGEFSFGSRCTSTCEEGFFLNGTADTDCTSQGAWSTEIPRCLAHRCPLLAKAPQHGRMNCSHPHSPYSYDSHCEFECTEGFWLKGTSSMTCNKSGHWSQYLPTCQPVQCGAIPALSLRLSMNCSHPLGNFSFGSLCLFNCKEGFSLNGTEMLFCLSTGFWSDSVPTCTVNGMPVGTAMLMYTGVGAASVVVPLALVGLFLLVMRRFKKKGNSIMADAPGWEDRENPAFEF
- the LOC124060780 gene encoding P-selectin isoform X2 encodes the protein MFNLVSLPIYLISDLSSRGRAQAWTYNYSTTPNRRWLAASQWCQQNFMEMVTIQSQEETDFLNNLLPFNQNYYWIGIHKAGEGWIWNQTHKEVPREAQNWAPDEPDNLTGQDCVEIYIKRDKDTAKWNNENCRKKKGTVCYTASCRQDSCSAHADCVETVGNYTCQCHSGFLGPRCEEAIACKPLLDPEHGSHYCFHPYGSNSFNSSCLFHCEPGFHLIGMPQLLCQDSGHWDRPVPLCQVEQCPVLNHTNIEAGSMNCSHPIAPYSYNSTCEVRCDEGYEPSGQDKIRCDHTGNWTASVPECTIKKCSPILFPVMGNMTCVHTLEPFSFGTWCDFTCQEGYYLTGDNRLTCLASGQWSQPTPKCTVVQCSSLKAPSHASMQCQDPVSAYSYGSTCTVQCEEGFDLIGTNMTQCSSRGNWSHALPVCQVKRCIPINPPHGSLSCSDPNGSFSFGSRCTVTCDEGFLLNGTASTECNSLGIWNTDVPHCLAKRCPTLNSPIHGSLVCSDPHEQFSFGSRCNTTCEEGFVLNGTADTECTSLGKWRADIPHCLAKRCPPLNSPSHGSSVCSAPHGEFSFGSRCTSTCEEGFFLNGTADTDCTSQGAWSTEIPRCLAHRCPLLAKAPQHGRMNCSHPHSPYSYDSHCEFECTEGFWLKGTSSMTCNKSGHWSQYLPTCQPVQCGAIPALSLRLSMNCSHPLGNFSFGSLCLFNCKEGFSLNGTEMLFCLSTGFWSDSVPTCTVNGMPVGTAMLMYTGVGAASVVVPLALVGLFLLVMRRFKKKGNSIMADAPGWEDRENPAFEF